In Halanaeroarchaeum sp. HSR-CO, one DNA window encodes the following:
- a CDS encoding phosphoglucomutase/phosphomannomutase family protein, giving the protein MDAISFGTSGWRATLDVFTAPRVRMVGQAVADYLDDEGRAGDPVAIGYDARESSRGFVEELARVMAANGHDVLLPARDCPTPMVAHAIVTRELAGGLVVTASHNPPEYNGVKFFPASGAPSMPTITAAIEANLREPVVAPEHEWGAIREVDFVEPHLDAVLELLDPDLDGLTVVYDAMYGSGRGVTDRLLERAGAKVVCLHCDRDPEFGGTAPEPSRDRLQPLVEAVREEDADLGVANDGDADRVAIVTPERGFLDENFFFAAAYDYLLESDSGPAVRTVSTTFLIDRVAAAHGEEVIETPVGFKWVADALREHDALMGGEESGGFTMRGHVPTKDGVLMALLAATADSERSLDDRVDALLAEHGDVYQDKVSVDCPDAEKSRVLGDLEGSFPETVAGRAVQEINPADGVKALLEDGSWILIRPSGTEPKLRVYAEGASEAAVEELLAAGRDLVEPLV; this is encoded by the coding sequence ATGGATGCGATTTCGTTCGGCACGTCGGGGTGGCGAGCCACACTCGACGTCTTCACCGCGCCGCGGGTCAGAATGGTTGGGCAGGCCGTGGCCGATTACCTCGACGACGAGGGGCGGGCGGGGGACCCGGTCGCCATCGGCTACGACGCCCGAGAGAGCTCGCGCGGGTTCGTCGAGGAACTCGCACGGGTCATGGCGGCGAACGGCCACGACGTCCTCCTCCCCGCCCGGGATTGCCCCACGCCGATGGTGGCCCACGCCATCGTCACCCGAGAGTTGGCCGGCGGGCTCGTCGTCACCGCCTCCCACAACCCGCCCGAGTACAACGGCGTGAAGTTCTTCCCGGCCAGTGGCGCTCCGTCGATGCCGACCATCACGGCGGCTATCGAGGCCAACCTCCGCGAGCCCGTCGTCGCCCCCGAACACGAGTGGGGGGCGATCCGGGAGGTCGACTTCGTGGAGCCGCATCTCGACGCAGTACTGGAGCTGCTCGACCCCGATCTCGACGGCCTCACAGTAGTCTACGACGCCATGTATGGAAGCGGGCGCGGCGTCACCGATCGGCTTCTGGAACGCGCGGGTGCCAAGGTGGTCTGTCTGCACTGCGACCGTGACCCCGAGTTCGGCGGGACGGCACCCGAACCCTCACGCGATCGGCTCCAGCCCCTCGTCGAGGCGGTCCGTGAGGAAGACGCGGACCTGGGCGTCGCCAACGACGGCGACGCCGACCGCGTCGCCATCGTCACCCCCGAACGCGGATTCCTCGACGAGAACTTCTTCTTCGCGGCCGCGTACGACTACCTCCTCGAGTCCGATTCGGGTCCCGCGGTCAGAACCGTCTCGACGACCTTCCTCATCGACCGCGTCGCGGCGGCCCACGGCGAGGAGGTCATCGAGACGCCGGTCGGGTTCAAGTGGGTCGCCGACGCCCTCCGGGAGCACGACGCACTGATGGGCGGCGAGGAGTCGGGCGGATTCACCATGCGGGGCCACGTCCCGACCAAGGACGGCGTGCTGATGGCGCTGCTCGCCGCTACGGCCGACTCCGAGCGCTCGCTCGACGACCGGGTCGACGCGCTCCTCGCCGAGCACGGCGACGTCTATCAGGACAAGGTGAGCGTCGACTGCCCCGACGCGGAGAAGTCCCGCGTTCTCGGGGACCTCGAAGGGTCGTTCCCCGAGACGGTTGCGGGTCGGGCCGTCCAGGAGATCAACCCCGCCGACGGGGTCAAGGCGCTCCTCGAGGACGGCTCCTGGATCCTCATCCGCCCCAGCGGGACGGAACCGAAGTTGCGCGTGTACGCCGAAGGGGCGAGCGAGGCCGCAGTCGAGGAGCTGCTCGCCGCCGGCCGCGACCTCGTCGAACCGCTCGTCTAG
- a CDS encoding GNAT family N-acetyltransferase, which translates to MTVREATPGDLAAVMNVLDGANIAITADTVARRIEADMVLVAGDQRRPLGALVAIPRREGVHIEAIAVRRRRRDQGIGTALVEAAADRWGRLTATFDPPVRPFYESLSFDLESRGERYWAERV; encoded by the coding sequence ATGACGGTTCGCGAAGCGACCCCCGGCGACCTGGCTGCAGTCATGAACGTTCTCGACGGGGCCAACATCGCCATCACCGCCGATACTGTCGCCCGGCGTATCGAGGCGGATATGGTGCTCGTGGCCGGCGACCAGCGGCGCCCGCTCGGCGCGCTGGTCGCGATTCCACGACGGGAAGGTGTGCACATCGAGGCCATCGCGGTCCGGCGCCGTCGCCGCGATCAGGGGATCGGCACCGCGCTCGTCGAGGCGGCCGCCGATCGGTGGGGCCGACTCACGGCGACGTTCGACCCACCGGTCCGGCCGTTCTACGAGTCGCTCTCCTTCGACCTCGAATCGCGTGGCGAACGGTACTGGGCCGAACGCGTCTAG
- a CDS encoding ubiquitin-like small modifier protein SAMP2 produces MRVTVDVVGEETYDVELADGTYADLLDAVGLSTHEASVLVEGRPVPEDQPIESSTVTVLRLVRGG; encoded by the coding sequence ATGCGCGTCACCGTCGACGTCGTCGGTGAGGAAACCTACGACGTCGAGCTCGCTGACGGCACCTACGCCGACCTGCTCGACGCCGTCGGGTTGAGCACCCACGAGGCGTCGGTGCTCGTGGAGGGCCGCCCGGTCCCGGAGGACCAGCCGATCGAATCGTCCACCGTAACCGTGTTGCGACTCGTCAGGGGCGGATGA
- a CDS encoding polymer-forming cytoskeletal protein, producing the protein MNRYPSLRRATVFAIVALVVFAGVAGVVASQPSQSVAPAQTGPAGTVVVDEGETSNGISTVAGTVVVRGTVDGDVNAVSGDVVVEETGTVTGNVNGAAGSLRIAGTVGGNVDFAGGNVVFERPARIGGDVNLGAGNVLIAGQIDGTVTVGADRITVGPSAVVAGDLRYDGALNLQEGATVEGSVIRDDSIGGGMGPAGWGTNWDIPGWVDTVYGFFANLLLGALLLVLFPRFSNEVADAVEERTVRSGGWGLLLLFGIPILLVAFAITIVGIPVALLGLMLYVLAIWVGVVYGEFAVGRYLLARLGSEGKWKALLLGLFVFVLIGFIPIVGGIAVFLALLVGIGALGSGLRGRFAERRGGGEREAKTGDDGEAVIGDRPGSDVGTEAGETR; encoded by the coding sequence ATGAACCGTTATCCCTCGCTCCGCCGAGCGACCGTCTTCGCGATAGTCGCGCTCGTCGTCTTCGCTGGCGTCGCCGGCGTCGTCGCTTCCCAGCCATCGCAGAGCGTCGCCCCTGCCCAGACCGGTCCAGCAGGGACGGTCGTGGTCGACGAGGGCGAGACGTCGAACGGCATCTCGACGGTTGCTGGAACCGTCGTCGTTCGCGGAACGGTCGACGGTGACGTGAACGCCGTCTCCGGCGATGTCGTCGTCGAGGAGACCGGAACGGTGACCGGGAACGTGAACGGGGCCGCCGGAAGCCTGCGGATCGCCGGCACCGTCGGTGGGAACGTCGACTTCGCCGGCGGGAACGTCGTCTTCGAGCGACCCGCACGGATCGGCGGTGACGTCAATCTCGGTGCCGGGAACGTCCTCATCGCCGGACAGATCGACGGCACCGTGACGGTGGGCGCCGACCGGATCACTGTCGGGCCGTCCGCGGTCGTCGCCGGCGACCTCCGGTACGACGGCGCGTTGAACCTGCAGGAGGGCGCGACGGTCGAGGGATCCGTGATTCGTGACGACAGCATCGGCGGCGGCATGGGTCCGGCCGGGTGGGGCACAAACTGGGACATTCCTGGCTGGGTCGACACCGTCTACGGGTTCTTCGCGAACCTGCTCCTGGGCGCGCTCCTACTCGTGCTGTTCCCCCGGTTCTCGAACGAGGTCGCCGACGCGGTGGAAGAGCGCACGGTCCGTTCGGGCGGCTGGGGCCTCCTCTTGCTCTTTGGCATTCCGATCCTCCTCGTGGCGTTCGCCATCACCATCGTCGGCATCCCCGTGGCGCTTCTCGGTCTGATGCTGTACGTGCTGGCTATCTGGGTCGGCGTGGTGTACGGTGAGTTCGCCGTCGGTCGGTATCTCCTCGCCCGGCTCGGCTCCGAGGGCAAGTGGAAGGCACTGCTACTCGGCCTATTCGTCTTCGTGCTCATCGGGTTCATCCCGATCGTCGGCGGGATCGCCGTCTTCCTCGCGTTGCTGGTCGGTATCGGGGCGCTGGGGAGTGGGCTGCGTGGTCGTTTCGCGGAGCGACGGGGTGGCGGCGAACGAGAAGCGAAGACCGGTGACGACGGCGAGGCGGTGATCGGTGACAGGCCCGGAAGCGACGTTGGGACGGAGGCCGGCGAGACGCGTTGA
- a CDS encoding replication factor C small subunit: MADPADGRQQIWVEKYRPERLADVVGHEDIIDRVESYVARDDLPHLLFSGPAGTGKTATATAIAKELYGDDWRENFLELNASDERGIDVVRDRIKNFARSSFGGYNYRIIFLDEADALTSDAQSALRRTMEQFSNNTRFILSCNYSSKIIDPIQSRCAVFRFTPLDDDAVAERIEDIAEAEGIDYTDAGVDALVYAANGDMRRAINALQAAAATGEVVDEESVFAITSTARPEEIREMVTSAIDGDFPTARARLDELIGERGLAGGDIIDQLHRSVWDFDVDEETAVFLMDRLGEADYRITTGANERVQLEALLAAVALEVE; encoded by the coding sequence ATGGCAGATCCCGCGGACGGGCGACAGCAGATCTGGGTCGAGAAGTATCGCCCCGAACGCCTCGCGGACGTGGTCGGCCACGAGGACATCATCGACCGCGTCGAGAGCTACGTCGCCCGCGACGACCTCCCCCACCTGTTATTTTCGGGGCCGGCAGGTACGGGAAAAACCGCGACGGCTACGGCCATCGCCAAGGAACTCTACGGCGACGACTGGCGCGAGAACTTCCTGGAACTGAACGCCTCCGACGAACGTGGCATCGACGTGGTCCGCGACCGTATCAAGAACTTCGCGCGGTCGAGTTTCGGCGGTTACAACTACCGCATCATCTTCCTCGACGAGGCCGACGCGCTCACCAGCGACGCACAGTCCGCGCTCCGGCGGACGATGGAGCAGTTCTCGAACAACACCCGCTTTATCCTCTCGTGTAACTACTCCTCGAAGATCATCGATCCCATCCAGTCGCGGTGTGCCGTCTTCCGGTTCACCCCACTCGACGACGACGCGGTGGCCGAACGGATCGAGGACATCGCCGAGGCAGAGGGGATCGACTACACCGACGCTGGCGTCGACGCCCTGGTCTACGCGGCGAACGGCGACATGCGACGGGCCATCAACGCGCTGCAGGCCGCCGCGGCGACCGGCGAGGTCGTCGACGAGGAGAGCGTCTTCGCCATCACGAGCACGGCCCGCCCCGAAGAGATCCGGGAGATGGTCACCAGCGCTATCGACGGTGATTTCCCCACCGCTCGCGCCCGCCTCGACGAACTCATCGGCGAGCGTGGCCTGGCGGGTGGCGACATCATCGACCAGCTCCATCGGTCTGTCTGGGACTTCGACGTCGACGAGGAGACGGCGGTCTTCCTGATGGACCGCCTCGGTGAGGCCGACTACCGCATCACCACGGGTGCGAACGAGCGCGTCCAGCTGGAGGCGCTGCTCGCGGCGGTCGCCCTCGAGGTCGAATGA
- a CDS encoding DUF302 domain-containing protein gives MNETSLPIDPTSLDAADVGEKRTVLEMGHEEAIEHVRTAFTDAGFGVATEFSPSEMLNEKVDAGRDPYFVLGACNPAVADAALAETDGRIGGLFPCNVVVRELEDGRQEVYHVSIMRIARLVGLAPDSEEWADIVAETGAAVDEAWANL, from the coding sequence ATGAACGAGACATCGTTGCCGATCGATCCCACCAGCCTCGACGCCGCCGACGTCGGCGAGAAACGAACGGTCCTCGAGATGGGCCACGAGGAGGCGATCGAACACGTCCGGACGGCCTTCACCGACGCGGGATTTGGCGTCGCCACGGAGTTCTCCCCGTCCGAGATGCTCAACGAGAAGGTCGACGCGGGTCGCGATCCGTACTTCGTCCTGGGTGCCTGCAACCCGGCCGTCGCGGATGCCGCTCTCGCGGAGACCGACGGACGGATCGGCGGCCTGTTCCCCTGCAACGTGGTCGTACGAGAACTCGAGGACGGCCGACAGGAGGTCTACCACGTCTCGATCATGCGGATCGCCCGGTTGGTCGGGTTGGCGCCGGACTCGGAGGAGTGGGCGGACATCGTCGCCGAAACGGGTGCCGCCGTCGACGAGGCCTGGGCGAACCTCTGA